From Haloglomus litoreum, the proteins below share one genomic window:
- the surE gene encoding 5'/3'-nucleotidase SurE, translating into MDAPPDTDETDPPAAGDTDDHADPPADARPHVLLTNDDGIDSPGLVALRDALAEQVRVTVVAPTTDHSGVGRARSDTVEVTRRDDDTYAVDGTPADCTAFGLRGLDDRPDLVVSGCNVGPNFDAYILGHSGTVAAAVEAAFLGTPAIAVSAYDPTGFLPDPDDPEDYALPAAATRHLVEGALETAVFDGFEGFGAAAGREATSDRAGERVGFLNVNAPAIAPQSGVEMRVTRPLTDYDTRIERDGDTIRFNNTFWASADIEADLGLENPPHLPAHDPEGYPEESDRHAILAGDVSVTPLTAPHGVSHHEALDALAGDWRFGGDGPGG; encoded by the coding sequence GTGGACGCCCCGCCCGATACCGACGAGACCGACCCGCCCGCTGCCGGAGATACCGACGACCACGCCGACCCGCCCGCCGACGCGCGCCCGCACGTCCTCCTGACGAACGACGACGGCATCGACAGTCCCGGCCTCGTGGCGCTCCGGGACGCGCTGGCCGAGCAGGTACGGGTGACGGTCGTCGCCCCGACGACGGACCACAGCGGCGTCGGGCGCGCGCGCTCGGACACGGTCGAGGTGACCCGGCGCGACGACGACACGTACGCCGTCGACGGCACGCCCGCCGACTGCACCGCGTTCGGCCTGCGCGGCCTCGACGACCGGCCGGACCTCGTGGTCTCGGGCTGCAACGTCGGGCCGAACTTCGACGCCTACATCCTCGGCCACTCCGGCACGGTGGCGGCGGCCGTGGAGGCCGCCTTCCTCGGAACGCCCGCCATCGCCGTCTCCGCGTACGACCCGACCGGTTTCCTCCCGGACCCGGACGACCCCGAGGACTACGCCCTGCCCGCGGCCGCGACCCGGCATCTCGTCGAGGGGGCGCTGGAGACGGCCGTCTTCGACGGGTTCGAGGGGTTCGGCGCGGCCGCCGGGCGCGAGGCGACGAGCGACCGGGCGGGCGAGCGCGTGGGCTTCCTCAACGTGAACGCGCCCGCCATCGCCCCGCAGTCCGGCGTCGAGATGCGCGTCACCCGGCCGCTGACCGACTACGACACGCGCATCGAGCGGGACGGCGACACCATCCGGTTCAACAACACGTTCTGGGCCTCCGCCGACATCGAGGCCGACCTCGGACTCGAGAACCCGCCCCACCTCCCGGCGCACGACCCCGAGGGCTACCCCGAGGAGTCCGACCGCCACGCCATCCTCGCGGGCGACGTCTCGGTCACGCCGCTGACGGCCCCACACGGCGTCAGCCACCACGAGGCGCTCGACGCACTCGCGGGCGACTGGCGGTTCGGCGGGGACGGTCCCGGCGGCTGA
- a CDS encoding NUDIX domain-containing protein, giving the protein MGDSDETTGADEPTGGGPDLRERLRAEALSTLERVEESYGPGPRLEPLPFGPRGHDPDEPPGTVAEQRALLAGVGGTVVVDDRADAPASPHVVLVKRTYADGWVSPGGAAEPGESLPTTAIRETEEETGLDIELTGLFYSRLVEHRYAAGDPLTVPMAVFTARATGGALADRPDHRLPDGRPELEAARWFPVADLPPAAVDRERIRNRLGE; this is encoded by the coding sequence ATGGGCGATTCCGACGAGACGACCGGGGCTGACGAGCCCACGGGCGGCGGACCGGACCTCCGCGAGCGCCTGCGGGCGGAGGCGCTGTCGACGCTGGAGCGGGTCGAGGAGTCGTACGGGCCGGGGCCACGACTGGAGCCGCTGCCGTTCGGGCCCCGCGGACACGACCCGGACGAGCCGCCCGGGACCGTCGCCGAGCAGCGCGCCCTGCTCGCCGGTGTCGGGGGGACCGTCGTCGTGGACGACCGCGCGGACGCGCCGGCGAGCCCGCACGTGGTGCTGGTGAAGCGGACCTACGCCGACGGCTGGGTGTCGCCGGGCGGCGCGGCAGAGCCCGGGGAGTCGCTGCCGACCACGGCGATCCGCGAGACCGAGGAGGAGACGGGACTGGACATCGAGCTGACGGGCCTGTTCTACAGCCGGCTGGTCGAGCACCGGTACGCCGCCGGCGACCCGCTCACGGTCCCGATGGCGGTGTTCACCGCCCGCGCGACCGGCGGCGCGCTCGCCGACCGGCCCGACCACCGGCTCCCCGACGGCCGGCCGGAACTCGAGGCCGCCAGGTGGTTCCCGGTCGCGGACCTCCCGCCGGCGGCGGTGGACCGCGAGCGCATCCGGAACCGGCTCGGGGAGTGA
- a CDS encoding magnesium transporter yields MGVREVAGEAYREALPALAASAVGGLLAGLVLGGMRGDLARVNGLLVLIPALLATRGNVYGSLGARIATGLHQGLVEPRVTAGDERLRAAVAAAIGNGLLASLFAATVAFIILSLLAQSPEPLPVLVGIALISGLLSGIALSTVVVVVVFAGYRRGRDPDTLVGPVVTTAGDVFGLTFLLLAVRIVVGAPGGGV; encoded by the coding sequence ATGGGTGTGCGCGAGGTGGCCGGCGAGGCGTACCGCGAGGCGCTGCCGGCGCTCGCCGCATCGGCCGTCGGCGGCCTGCTCGCTGGCCTCGTCCTCGGCGGGATGCGTGGGGACCTGGCCCGTGTGAACGGCCTCCTGGTCCTCATCCCCGCGCTGCTCGCCACGCGGGGCAATGTCTACGGCTCGCTGGGCGCCCGCATCGCCACCGGCCTCCACCAGGGGCTCGTCGAACCACGCGTGACCGCGGGCGACGAGCGGCTGCGCGCCGCCGTCGCCGCCGCCATCGGCAACGGCCTGCTCGCCAGCCTGTTCGCCGCGACGGTCGCCTTCATCATCCTGTCGCTGCTCGCACAGTCCCCCGAGCCGCTGCCCGTCCTCGTGGGCATCGCGCTCATCTCCGGGCTGCTCTCGGGCATCGCGCTCTCGACGGTCGTCGTCGTCGTCGTGTTCGCCGGCTACCGCCGCGGTCGGGACCCGGATACGCTCGTGGGGCCCGTCGTCACGACCGCCGGCGACGTGTTCGGGCTGACCTTCCTGCTGCTGGCGGTTCGGATCGTCGTCGGCGCGCCAGGGGGTGGTGTGTGA